AGGGCACGGTACGCATGTATCCGGTATACTGGCCGCCAGGGGATTGAAGATGAATGAAGGTGTTTGTCCTTCCTGCAGCCTGATGGTAGTACGGGTACTCGCCGCCATGAAAAGCGGCAACCGTATAGTGGGTGCAGGCATCGTAGACAATATCAACAATGGCATCAAATGGGCAGTGGATCATGGCGCCGACGTAATTAATATGAGCCTCGGTATAAAACATTCCGGTGGCGGTTTACCGCATGAAGACATTGTAAAATATGCGCTGAGTAAAAACGTAACAATTGTGGCCGCCAGTGGCAACGACGGCACCGACGAAAAATATTATCCCGGCGCACTGGACGGCGTTTTTGCAGTAGGTGCAGTGGATAGCTCCGGCCAGGTAACAGGCTTCACCTCCTATGGCGCCAACATCACCGTGGTAGCGCCAGGCGCCAACATCTACAGCTCTTACCTCAACAACGGCTATGCTCTTTCTTCCGGCACCTCGCAGGCATCACCGTTTGTAAGCGGAGCAGTAGCACTTATGAAATCGCTGGCTTATGAAAAAGGCCGCAAACTCACCAATGCTGACATCAATTATATCCTGAGAAATACATCCGACAGGCTCACCAGCAAAGTAAGGGATCAGAAGGCCGGATATGGCCTGCTCAACCTGGCAGATTCATTCAAACTGTTAAACGCTATTTTATCATAAATTCTTTAAACAAAAAGTCAATGGCAACGCTCAATTTTTTCCCTACAAACGGCGTTAAAATACGCAGAACAAATGTCACAACAAATGGCGTCACTGCTGATATTGATGCCAATGTGAAAGAGCAGCTGGTGTATCTGAATGATCTCCTGAGTAAACCCATCTATATGAAAGATGCGAACGGAGATTGGACCGGGCCGGAAGGCACACCTATCCAGGAATTTGTAACTGCCTCGCTGACAACCAGGCGCTACGGCAGCAGATATAAAGATGATCAGCAATGGGAAGACGGTAGCCTCCTGAATGGTATCTACCGGGCCATCAATGCCAACAGCTATATCAATAATGGCAGCACTACTCACTATAGCCTCGAAGAATACATCGATGCAGAAGATAAACTCTCCCTGCTGAAGTTTGATTTCTCCGACAGGCTGATGAACAACTGGAATAACCTCGACATTAATCCACGCAGCATACTCAACTATTCCGGTATCGTCAACTACCTGCTGGCAATGGGCTATAATGCCGGATACCAGGAAATAAATGGCCTTACCAATTTCATTTTTGGCAACAGGTCTGGTAACCGCAATATTATCAGCTATGCACAGGTAAGCGCCGCCCGCGAATATATCCACGCAGAGAAAGTGGATGTGGAATATAATACCGACAATAGTCAGGTTATCCAGGATATCCTCAAAGGCAATCCTTCTTTCTCCTCACAATCCTTCTACTCCTTCATACAAAAGATAGTAGAAAACCATGTGAGCAATAGCAAAGAACTGGATCTCCTGAAATACTCAAAATATTACAATGACATACCGGTTTTGATGATCCCCCGGCTCATAAAAATGATCAAAGCCTCTGTGCTGCCGGTGACCAAAACCAATATCGATACCCTGCTGCCCATTTTCATGAACGATATTGAGAATACACCCGGATGGCAGGACGATACGTCAGATTCCGATACAACCACCGACCAGAGCGCCCCGGACTTCAGCGTTACCTTCCTCGATGAAGACAATGCCGTAGTGCAGATCCTCTCCGATAATATCCGCTGCGCTGCCCAGATGTTCTACTCCATGACCCTGGGCGACGAACTGGAT
The genomic region above belongs to Chitinophaga sp. 180180018-3 and contains:
- a CDS encoding S8 family serine peptidase, translating into MKEHIIIKVAANVQEQLPASIPYWIDFINDKTTVVERFLPDVDRIFNEVNRKFWTTREYKPHTNDWSADEMNASLHLTFRIILQQDGKLPDEAIQRIGQLPFILQVRTLLLGTTELPGETVGALSMAVTDPGEMIYLPYAKEWTHGVKDVRVAVLDTGANFTHPELENKIVLRKNFVDLQGLDTSAFIGDVLNIDALPEDQVGHGTHVSGILAARGLKMNEGVCPSCSLMVVRVLAAMKSGNRIVGAGIVDNINNGIKWAVDHGADVINMSLGIKHSGGGLPHEDIVKYALSKNVTIVAASGNDGTDEKYYPGALDGVFAVGAVDSSGQVTGFTSYGANITVVAPGANIYSSYLNNGYALSSGTSQASPFVSGAVALMKSLAYEKGRKLTNADINYILRNTSDRLTSKVRDQKAGYGLLNLADSFKLLNAILS